The following proteins are encoded in a genomic region of Populus nigra chromosome 16, ddPopNigr1.1, whole genome shotgun sequence:
- the LOC133675103 gene encoding chaperonin 60 subunit alpha 2, chloroplastic-like has translation MFSMQILVGAHTETELEDRKLRIEDAKNATFAAMDEGIVPGGGATYVHLSKQISSIKNSMKDVNEKIGADIVAKALLAPAKTIATNAGVDGAVVVENIRSCDWRTGYNAMTGRYEDLPNAGVVDPCRVSRCALQSAVSIAGIVLTTQAVLVEKIKKPKRAVPYVPGITP, from the exons ATGTTTAGCATGCAAATTTTGGTAGGAGCACACACGGAGACAGAACTTGAAGATAGGAAACTCAGAATTGAAGATGCAAAGAATGCTACATTTGCTGCCATGGATGAAGGGATAGTACCTGGTGGTGGTGCAACATATGTACATCTCTCGAAGCAGATCTCCTCAATAAAAAATTCCATGAAAGATGTAAATGAGAAGATTGGTGCTGATATTGTTGCAAAG GCACTTCTTGCACCTGCAAAAACAATTGCAACTAATGCAGGGGTTGATGGAGCAGTTGTGGTGGAGAATATTCGATCTTGTGACTGGAGAACTGGTTACAATGCAATGACTGGTAGATATGAAGATCTTCCCAATGCAGGGGTGGTAGATCCTTGTAGAGTTTCTAGGTGTGCACTTCAAAGTGCTGTCTCAATTGCTGGGATAGTTCTAACAACTCAAGCTGTGctggttgaaaaaataaagaagcccAAGCGCGCTGTCCCTTATGTTCCTGGAATTACACCTtga
- the LOC133675102 gene encoding protein NAP1-like has protein sequence MGSVNSLNIFFCCCHFLLPLFSRIGFLIRAPITISWYVFSKQEFRKDWLSILMIVTSARSSINIRHLEKATVSTGKKSLLSEGNAAYNWSRCVDELESQLSKHGTLKKLYFYHQHLTVVFRNTMFGPEGRPQHCCAWLGVTSSFPECASPIVPEEVTKIGRDAVLYVESLIESIIGGLEGLINSLDSEGGFGALEAQLLPGQAAFYLNDTSRVSIPTSKSTKGGGAVGFPLPGHESYPENNSAIKMYGI, from the exons ATGGGTTCGGTGAATTCCTTGAACATTTTTTTCTGTTGTTGCCATTTTCTTCTACCATTGTTTTCCAGAATTGGCTTCCTCATAAGAGCACCAATAACAATATCATGGTATGTCTTTTCTAAGCAGGAGTTTCGCAAGGATTGGTTGTCAATATTGATGATTGTCACATCGGCTAGGTCATCTATAAACATAAGACACTTGGAGAAAGCTACTGTCTCTACTGGAAAGAAAAGCTTACTGTCAGAAGGAAATGCTGCATACAATTGGTCCAG ATGCGTTGATGAATTAGAGTCGCAATTATCAAAGCATGGAACTCTAAAAAAGCTGTATTTCTACCATCAGCACCTTACAGTA GTCTTTCGGAACACCATGTTCGGACCAGAAGGACGTCCTCAGCATTGCTGTGCATGGCTTGGTGTTACTAGTAGCTTTCCAGAGTGTGCTTCTCCAATTGTTCCAGAAGAG GTAACGAAAATTGGGCGAGATGCAGTCCTATATGTTGAGTCTCTTATTGAATCTATCATTGGAGGATTGGAGGGATTAATCAATAGTCTTGATTCTGAAGGAGGATTTGGTGCCTTAGAGGCTCAG CTTCTTCCAGGGCAGGCtgctttttatttgaatgaCACATCCAGAGTTTCAATTCCTACATCAAAATCTACCAAGGGAGGGGGAGCAGTTGGCTTTCCTTTGCCTGGCCATGAGAGCTACCCTGAAAATAATAGTGCTATAAAAATGTATGGAATTTAA